Below is a genomic region from Primulina eburnea isolate SZY01 chromosome 9, ASM2296580v1, whole genome shotgun sequence.
CTACTTTTAAGTGACGATTGGGATTAATAGGCCTTATAGTGGTTCAGTTTTAGCTTGATTAGGTTCTTGAGCAGTTTGAATCATGGTTGTATAAGATAAATTGTGTTCATATGAACTAGTTGGGCATCTGAATGAAGTGACATTTATAAATTGGTGAGATACTTAAATATCTGTATGTGAAGAATGTGGCATTCATACCAAACATGCCATACTTTTACaacaattttttgaattttcattgaatttGGTTTTGTACTCAAGGTGGATGAAAAATGGTTAACGTTTGTGCTCGATATATTATTTTGATATCCTGCGGTATTTTCACTAGCTTACTCAAATATCTTTCTAATTATTTGGTATTTTGAACTTTGAGAAAAATTTGGTATAAAATTTTCTCATTTGGTACTTCATGTTTAAATGAATTGTTGTTCATGCTTCATATAGTTCAAAAAAAGTTGACCTCATATAGGTTTAGTGATCATCAAAGGAGTTAACTTGGCATCTGACTTGTATTAGGGGACGTTGTTTATTAGATAGTTAGACGAATAGAAGCTAAAAGAGTATTTTCAAGGCTACGGGGAATTATTACATACTATTGCAATGAAAAACAATTTCTTTAGATTGCATCGTGACtttgtttttgtaatttttggGGATCCAAACATTTTTGACAAGGTTTTTTAGAATATTCAAGTTTCGATGGTCTGACGTTAAAGATTAACATGGATATTATAAAGTTttgtatatttttaatatattgaaTATATATGAATAATGATCTTTCACACTCAAATGTTGTTTACGTACTCAACTAAGTTTTGAATGAATCTTATTATACGTGCGAGTGAATAATTTACGGAAATTTACGAATGAATCCATAAATTTATATGCGATATGTTATTCACATGCAACACATGTGCTCGATTGCATGTAACATATTATAATTGAGTGTTTTTCCAATTCTGATTAGGTGTACTTTTAAAAAATGATTTGCGGTTAATCGACTCTAGCTATTCGTCATTGGTTAATTGACATTCTGATTCATCTGTACAATTCATTTGGTTTCTAGGGTTTTGATTGGTTAAAGTTCATATATAGTTGTATATATTCATCAACTTGTGGATCTTCATTCATAGCAAATGATGAATATAATATATCCTTTTTTCCTTTTATTGGTCCTTTCTCGTGGTAAATGAAGCCATCTTTTGGTATCTTAAAATTGAAGGCTCGTATTTAATTGGGATGAACAATATCCGTTTCTTGTTCATTTATCAGATGATTTGTTGAATGTCTCTTTTTCGTCTTGGATTCTGATTTTTTTTGCATATGATGAAGCTACATGGTGTGCAGTCTTTATCTTAATACATGCTTATACTTGATTAGCTCAGTTTCTTTTTACTAGTATAAAAcacataaaaattatttttccaaGACTCAAGAAAAAACACAGAATACACACTTAAAAcaatttagttttaaaaaaataatgacaaaTTTAAAACACAAAAAGAAGATATGTCAAATTCGGGTTCAAACCTTCCAAATTCGATGAAAGGGATAAACACATCGACCAATGTTTAGAAAAGCACGAACCTCAATATAAGATGGATGTAGCAAAACGCACACTTAACTTGATGATAAGTCAAGATTTCCACTAAAAAACCGACGTCGTAGCTGATTTTTGCGACGgatttattaaaccgtcgccatGATAGTTGCGACAGTTTTATAATCCGTCGCCAAATATAGTGACGACGGAGACctatataaaccgtcgctaaatttagcgacagtaTTCATGtggataaaccgtcgctatttagcgacggtttgtaagtccgtcgctaatattttaggtaaaataaaaaaaaatttaaaatttaataaatctgtgttgtAAATTGGTACAATcttttaaaagataaaatatttaaatgtcgTGAATTAATAAAATCGTGTaatagataaaaattttaattgttttgatgtggtaaaaaaatcgtgtaaaagataaaaattttaagtattgtgAATTGGTAAAAtcatgtaagagataaaaaaattaagtgtagtgaagttgtaaaatcgagtaagtgagaaaaattttaattgttgagAAGTGAAGTGGTAGAAATTGAATGaaatttgcatgtatttatagagagtgatGGAAAAAATGGAGGGAAGCTTTGGGGGGAacgaattttttttgaaaatagcgacggtgttcacttaaaccgtcgctaaatttaaaatcggcgacggtttaatctTATTCGTCGCTATatgttgcgacggttttgatAAAAGCGTCGCCCACATTAGCGACGGTATGAGTAAAACGGTCGCTGATGATAAATATGCGACGGTGTTTTTTCAactgtcgctacatttagcgacggataaAATTTCCTCGTCGCCGATTTAATTctcggcgacggtttatttaaTACCGTCGCgaaaattagcgacgggtaAAGGAGAATTCGTCGCTAAATATGCCACAAAAAACTATTTTATACAAAACCGTTGTTGAATGTACTAAAAAAAGCTAGACAACGGTTccgtaaaccgttgtctttgaccctaaaaaacgctcaaagacaacgttttataaaaccgttgtctttgatccgaaaaaccgttgtcttttacaAGCCATAAGGATTACATCTTCATAGTTTCTTTTTTTCAAAAGCCACAATATTGAATCTTGATAAGTTTGATATGTTCAAAAtgaacaaaaaagaaaaaaccaCACTTTAATTGATACTATTCAACTCctatttttacaagaaaatctgtaaaaaaaatctatttaaAAAAGCTATATGAGCTTTAAATATGGTACTTTTTGGCCCATATCAAACACTAATCAAATAAAtctaaaattaaaatgaataaACAAGATCAAGGCTAATAACTGTGGCTTACTGTTTTCAAtgaaattgttaaacaatgccggatgtcatcTACGCCTCGGTCTCGGTGCGTGACACTGTGGTTTATGGATTTTCTCCAACAAAAATGCCTTCCATGGTAACAAGTTCGTAGCATGGTTGAATGTGTTATTTTACTTATTTGCTTCTGGTTTACACAGGATTCGTTCTCACAGAAACTTGACTTGACATTGCATGCAATCTCAAATAGGTTTCTACAAGCATATCGAATGCATTCCAATACACGTTCTTTTGATATTAATGAACTcatttaaaaaaagaaagataacATGGTTTATCTTATAAACACATGAACTAAATTTTTGCAACAACCCTAatcatttgaatataaatcacaAAGAATATGATAAATTTGGAGGTCAGAATATGGGAAAATGCAAtttaatttgatatattttaataaagtttatGCATTACAACTCTATTCTACAAGGAACTCagaaatcactttcttaaattatttatcTTTATTATAGATAATTTTTCTATAGTCGTGTGTGTCCATCAAAATAATGGCGAATGTACATACTTAGCAGCAAATGATTTGTGACGAAAGTAATAAATTGCATCGTAGCCTATATACATCTTCCATGTTTTATTTTGACTCTTGTTGAGCGTCATTGAATTTTTATTGGACAGCACATGATATTCCAACTTGCAAGTAATATGTATACTTCTAATCACCATGATATCAACCACACGTCTAGCATTCTTAATTTCGAAGGACAAAATTACAAATTAATCTTTCTAACAGCATTGCATATTGGACTCTCACTCATTTTGTGATATATAATTGACAATAAATACCATTTACATGGCAAAATCAAAAGATACGAGTATaaaatatatcagaagaaatattGACAATAAATATCATTTACATGGCAAAATCAAAAGATACGAGTATAAAgtatatcagaagaaatattGGTAACATAAGTTGAAGAAACTACAATACATTGGTAAAGTAAAGATAACTACTGATTTCAAACAAAATAAAAGTTCTAAACAAGAGTAATCATGTTGGAATCAATTAAGTGTCATTCCCCTCCACGAGTCTTTTCTATTTCTTTCCAAAGTAAAGTAGGGTCCAACTCTTTTGTAGTCGTGACATATGTCGTGGGAGCTACAGCGGCACCTCTCCCTTTAAGAGGCTCTTGAATGTCCAAATAGTATTTGCGGCACAAACAAGGGAAGAACTAAGTTGCAGTGGTCGTGTACTAGGATGGGCCAACAGAATGTTGTAATTTCTCATTTTCAGCTGCTGTAGTAAGTCTGAAAATTCCTCATCTGCGGAGATCAGCATGCGGTTTGGTGTAACATTAGCTTCATCAAACCCCATGTCTATCACATCAACAAGCATCCTCTTCTCGACAGAGTCTTTGCCATCTTATCaaataattcaaatatattaaaatgaaataacacaaataatatcaaaattaAAGTAAATTCACAAGAAATATGAATCCCAATATCAAATTCGACATACCACTAGGGATATCAATCATTTCTATGCCATAGAATTGAAGTTCATCAACGACTTCTTGGGTGATTTTATCGAAGTTTCCATAAGCAGAAATTGAAATTGTGCCGGTATAATTCAACCGTCGAAGTGACAGctctatattattttttatctcaGATATATCGAATTCCGCTGGGAGCGGGCAACTTTTCATATCCCACCAAATCGGTACTTTTGCTTCCTTATACTCCATTagattcattttttatttttatttttataaataagcGTTAGCGAGTTGGAAATTTTGTAGAAAGAAAGTGTCACTATACTTGTTGTTGAGAGAAATAATAAGTTATTGAGTGTTACAAATGAATCATTAACCATATATATACAAGTTTCCTCCAAGAATGGATGACTAAGATCTTTCTAATAAATGGTGGAGATCCACTCTTCAGAATATTTACACTAATCTATAGAATAGTGGGTTTTAGAACTCTTTACACATTTACATTCTAAAAGAGACACTTAGATTTCTTCACAATATTCTAGATCATTCCACACGACCTTGGAATGTTCAAGTCATGTCCACTACATTCCAGATCCTTCCACACAAACCTAGAACCTTCAAGCCTTATTTCTTCACAGcttttctaaaatattttttaggaTTGAAAATGAGTTCAGAATAGATGaataaactattttaaaattttgcagGTTTAAAATCAACAAGTGACTTGAGCTGGAATAACAACTAAAGTCAGTTCTCAATCAAGTTGGGTATAACAAACAActgatgattttttttaaagtatgGAAAGAGTCTGCCGAACTCGGTGAATAACAATATACAAGTACACAACCAGTTGATCAATGTAACgttccgaaaatttgaaggtacatgtgaaccacatgcatgcaagttatcaaatttttatgtattttaattaaattgttttaattgcatgaagtGATTATAAtaggcatgtttacatgtttaaaatgtaaTTTCTACTAGAATGcttaaaactgtgttttaaaagatattcgagacgcgatcgagAAACGGAGACCAGAGACCAtataaggaaaaatatttttattaaataattattttttattatttaatatatggtgtattttaaggagtattttcgaaaatgaccACTTTTGGGGTGTTTTACGcgccgagtcgtattttaaaccgaTATGTATTTGTTTAtggtttgcatgaaaaacaagtatcccttttattattttcgtttttatgcatAGCCATAGGTTTTAAAGTTTGATTTTTGTTCCAaaaacatgatatatgtttacaTGAAGGGGCTGTCATGATTAAGGATCATGATGGGTAGGGGTGAGCAAGATCTCGGttaaaccgaaataaccgaccgaaccgaaccaattcggaaattcgattcggttatttcggaaattcggttttggaagtttaaaaaatcggttaattcagTTAATTCTGTTCGATTTCGGTTTTCGTAAAAaaatcggttaaccgaattaaccgaataataaattatttttaaaaaaaatagatttattatataatttataatatttttaatgtttttatatataattttatttttttaaaaaaatatcggtTAAGATTTTAATTCGGTTAATTTGTGATCGGTTATTAAAACTAATTCGGTCGGTTCGATTACCAAAATAAAATTCGGTTcagttcggttcggttattgGCAATTTGGTTCGGTCACcgaccgaaccgaccgaatgcACACCCCTAATGATGGGTGGTTTTTACACAATTCTAAGAGTCCTAAGAGGCACGGCAATAGGGCTGCACGAGAATAAGAACAAGCTGGAACCGAAATAATGTGTTTTGTTGCCAAGGCTTCGGGTATGAGGAACAACCATGCATGGCTTGGCTTTGGCTCGACCAGGCCTGGGCTGGGCTGGGAAGTGGTTGGGTCAGtagaggagtcctagccatgctaggactcgagctagTCGGCTAGGGAAGAGAGTCCAAGCGAACAAGGACTCTTCCCCAAGCCACCCGAGAGAGTAACAGCAGTGCAGGTGGGTTCGCGGCTGGGGCCATGG
It encodes:
- the LOC140840880 gene encoding uncharacterized protein, with translation MEYKEAKVPIWWDMKSCPLPAEFDISEIKNNIELSLRRLNYTGTISISAYGNFDKITQEVVDELQFYGIEMIDIPSDGKDSVEKRMLVDVIDMGFDEANVTPNRMLISADEEFSDLLQQLKMRNYNILLAHPSTRPLQLSSSLVCAANTIWTFKSLLKGEVPL